The following coding sequences are from one Paenarthrobacter ureafaciens window:
- the recN gene encoding DNA repair protein RecN, which produces MLEELRIRDLGVITDAALPLGPGLSVVTGETGAGKTMVVTAVGLLLGARSDAGAVRSGAKSASAEAVLKLDPGHAAVERAREAGGDAEEFDGVAELLLARTVGADGRSRAHVGGRTAPVSVLAELGESLVVVHGQTDQIRLKGAAAQRHALDRFAGAALAKSLGEYQDLYQHWKSIQGELETLRSEARERLREAESLEAALSEIDGIDPQPGEDEALKAEAVKLANVEELRLAAASAHESLIAEEFGDAGDATSLVDAAKRTLEHVADHDEALGAAAARLAEVGFLLNDIAAELSSYQATLDTEGPERLSGIEERRAALAKLIRKYAPSIDEVLEWAATARIRLDELQDDSSRIESLDAEVVAAEEKLKKLAAAITKARTKAAKDLSARVSAELKALAMADATLVIKVEDSGSLGPWGADEIAFLLRPHSGAPERPLGKGASGGELSRVMLAIEVVLAAVDPVPTFVFDEVDAGVGGRAAVEIGRRLAMLARHVQVLVVTHLPQVAAFADQHIRVTKTSVRGADGKTTSGFTSSDVQLLSEEERVKELARMLAGQEDSESAQAHAQELLDDAKLLPQGA; this is translated from the coding sequence ATGCTTGAAGAACTCCGAATCCGTGACCTCGGCGTCATCACTGACGCCGCCCTTCCGCTTGGCCCGGGCCTCAGCGTCGTCACCGGTGAAACCGGCGCCGGAAAGACCATGGTGGTCACCGCCGTCGGGCTCCTCCTGGGCGCGCGTTCGGACGCCGGTGCGGTGCGCAGCGGGGCCAAGTCAGCCTCCGCTGAAGCGGTGCTCAAGTTGGACCCGGGGCACGCCGCTGTGGAACGTGCCCGCGAAGCCGGCGGGGACGCGGAGGAGTTCGACGGCGTCGCGGAGTTGCTGCTGGCCCGCACGGTAGGCGCGGACGGACGCAGCCGTGCCCACGTTGGCGGACGGACGGCACCCGTGAGCGTCCTGGCGGAGCTGGGCGAGAGCCTGGTGGTGGTCCATGGCCAAACGGACCAGATCCGCTTGAAGGGGGCAGCCGCCCAACGCCATGCGCTGGATCGCTTCGCCGGGGCTGCCCTGGCCAAATCCCTGGGGGAGTATCAGGACCTCTACCAGCACTGGAAGTCCATTCAAGGCGAACTGGAGACCCTGCGCAGCGAAGCGCGGGAGCGGCTCCGTGAGGCCGAGTCGCTGGAGGCGGCGCTGAGCGAAATTGACGGGATTGATCCCCAGCCCGGAGAAGACGAAGCCCTCAAAGCGGAAGCCGTGAAACTGGCCAACGTCGAGGAGCTGCGCCTGGCCGCCGCGTCCGCGCACGAGTCGCTCATCGCTGAGGAGTTCGGCGACGCGGGGGACGCGACGTCCTTGGTGGATGCTGCGAAGCGAACATTGGAACACGTTGCGGACCACGATGAAGCGCTGGGGGCTGCCGCTGCCCGCCTCGCGGAGGTAGGGTTCCTCCTCAACGACATCGCCGCCGAACTTTCCAGCTATCAGGCCACCTTGGATACAGAGGGGCCGGAGCGGCTTTCCGGGATTGAAGAACGACGGGCCGCGCTGGCGAAGTTGATCCGCAAGTACGCGCCGAGCATTGACGAAGTGCTCGAGTGGGCGGCCACCGCGCGCATCAGGCTTGATGAGCTCCAAGACGACTCGAGCCGCATCGAGTCATTGGACGCCGAGGTGGTGGCCGCCGAGGAAAAGCTCAAGAAATTGGCAGCTGCGATCACCAAGGCGCGTACCAAGGCAGCCAAGGATCTTTCGGCGCGGGTCAGTGCGGAGTTGAAGGCGCTTGCCATGGCTGACGCCACGCTGGTGATCAAGGTGGAGGACTCCGGATCCCTTGGCCCGTGGGGAGCCGATGAGATTGCGTTCCTGCTGCGCCCGCACTCGGGAGCTCCGGAGCGTCCGCTGGGGAAGGGCGCCTCGGGCGGTGAACTCTCACGTGTGATGCTGGCTATCGAAGTGGTGCTTGCCGCCGTCGATCCCGTCCCGACGTTCGTCTTCGACGAAGTGGACGCTGGCGTGGGCGGGCGGGCCGCCGTCGAGATCGGCCGCAGGCTGGCCATGCTGGCCCGCCACGTCCAGGTGCTGGTGGTGACCCATTTGCCGCAGGTTGCCGCTTTTGCCGACCAGCACATCCGGGTCACCAAAACGTCGGTTCGCGGGGCTGACGGGAAGACCACCAGCGGGTTCACCTCGAGCGATGTGCAGTTGCTTTCAGAGGAAGAGCGGGTCAAGGAGCTGGCCCGCATGCTTGCCGGACAGGAAGACTCTGAGTCCGCCCAGGCACATGCGCAGGAGCTCCTGGACGATGCAAAACTCCTGCCCCAAGGGGCCTAG
- a CDS encoding HAD-IIA family hydrolase: MADSLISAYDAVLSDLDGVVYAGPHAIPGAIESLQRLATVGVGLGYVTNNASRTPAQVAAHLRELGAPAEDHQVVSSSQAAGELLASMLPQGARVLITGSAALAHEIELVGLKPVHSAAENPVAVVQGFSPELGWKDLAEASYAVAAGAQWFATNTDMSIPQARGIAPGNGTLVAAVAAATGKKPLVAGKPEAPLFHAAAKRLGADRPLVVGDRLDTDILGGNRAGYATAAVLTGVDTTHSILSARADERPTYLLANLQDLYDPYPRLTNDGGTYYCGAAWATAVDGEVTVAGPKDSLDAWRAACAAWWAAVPDAPVAQSPRLVWQAH, translated from the coding sequence ATGGCTGATTCACTGATCTCGGCGTACGACGCCGTCCTGTCCGACCTTGACGGCGTCGTTTATGCCGGACCGCATGCCATCCCGGGTGCCATCGAGTCGCTCCAGCGCCTCGCCACCGTGGGTGTGGGTCTTGGTTACGTGACGAACAACGCGTCCCGGACTCCCGCTCAGGTTGCGGCGCACCTTCGTGAACTGGGCGCGCCTGCAGAGGACCATCAAGTGGTCAGCTCATCCCAGGCGGCGGGCGAATTGTTGGCGTCCATGTTGCCCCAGGGCGCACGCGTGCTCATTACGGGAAGCGCGGCCTTGGCGCACGAGATCGAACTGGTGGGCCTGAAACCGGTACACAGCGCCGCTGAGAATCCGGTGGCGGTAGTACAGGGGTTCAGCCCGGAGCTGGGCTGGAAGGACCTGGCGGAAGCCTCGTACGCGGTGGCCGCCGGAGCCCAATGGTTCGCAACGAATACGGACATGTCCATTCCGCAGGCCCGGGGCATCGCCCCCGGGAACGGCACTTTGGTTGCGGCTGTGGCGGCCGCCACCGGAAAGAAACCGCTGGTGGCAGGCAAGCCCGAGGCGCCACTTTTCCACGCCGCCGCAAAGCGGTTGGGCGCCGACCGGCCCTTGGTTGTGGGCGACCGGCTGGATACGGATATCCTGGGCGGCAACCGCGCCGGCTATGCCACCGCGGCTGTCCTCACCGGCGTCGACACCACCCACAGCATCCTGTCCGCCCGCGCCGATGAGCGGCCCACCTACCTGCTGGCCAACCTGCAGGACCTGTATGATCCCTACCCCCGTCTAACAAACGACGGCGGCACGTACTACTGCGGTGCTGCGTGGGCGACCGCCGTGGACGGGGAAGTCACCGTGGCGGGCCCGAAGGATAGCCTCGACGCCTGGCGTGCTGCCTGCGCGGCGTGGTGGGCGGCGGTTCCTGACGCTCCGGTGGCGCAGTCGCCGCGGCTTGTCTGGCAGGCTCACTAA
- a CDS encoding NAD kinase has product MSRHVLVLAHTGREESLRAAWDACTQLHSSGLVPVLQKSELADVERFFGAVDTPIEILHDHVSLEDVELVMVLGGDGTILRAAELVREVDVPLLGVNLGHVGFLAESERADLAQTVEWIASRQYTVEERMTIDVQVWIKGQKIWHTWALNEAAIEKANRERMLEVVTEVDERPLTSFGCDGVVLATPTGSTAYAFSSGGPVVWPEVEALVIVPISAHALFAKPLVVSPSSKLAVEIMNRTDALGVLWCDGRRSVDLPPGARVEVTRSATPVRLARTHRTPFSARLVRKFQLPIHGWRGPAPRTGEVHTGPIPVIRTPSPAPLPSPHELGPGEPSDPTNAK; this is encoded by the coding sequence ATGAGCAGGCACGTACTTGTCCTTGCCCACACCGGACGGGAGGAGTCCCTCCGGGCGGCGTGGGATGCGTGTACGCAGCTGCATTCGTCCGGGCTGGTGCCCGTCTTGCAGAAGTCGGAACTGGCGGACGTTGAGCGGTTCTTCGGCGCCGTGGACACGCCGATCGAGATCCTCCATGACCACGTCAGCCTGGAGGACGTGGAACTGGTGATGGTCCTTGGCGGCGACGGCACCATCCTGAGGGCCGCGGAGCTGGTCCGGGAAGTGGATGTCCCCCTTCTGGGAGTCAACCTCGGCCACGTGGGTTTCCTGGCAGAGAGCGAACGGGCGGATCTTGCCCAGACGGTGGAGTGGATCGCCAGCCGCCAGTACACGGTGGAAGAGCGCATGACCATCGATGTCCAGGTCTGGATCAAAGGTCAGAAGATCTGGCACACGTGGGCGTTGAACGAGGCAGCGATAGAGAAGGCAAACCGGGAACGGATGCTGGAGGTCGTCACGGAAGTGGATGAGCGGCCGCTGACGTCCTTCGGCTGCGACGGCGTGGTCCTGGCGACTCCGACCGGCTCCACAGCTTATGCGTTCTCCTCCGGGGGCCCGGTGGTCTGGCCGGAAGTGGAGGCTTTGGTGATCGTGCCCATTAGTGCGCACGCCTTGTTCGCCAAACCCCTTGTGGTCTCGCCGAGTTCCAAGCTCGCCGTTGAAATCATGAACCGGACTGATGCGCTGGGCGTGCTGTGGTGCGATGGTCGGCGATCAGTCGACCTTCCTCCGGGAGCCCGCGTGGAGGTGACGCGTTCAGCAACCCCGGTACGGTTGGCCAGGACGCACAGGACGCCCTTCTCCGCCCGGTTGGTGCGGAAGTTCCAGTTGCCCATCCACGGCTGGCGTGGTCCCGCGCCACGGACCGGCGAGGTCCATACGGGGCCGATTCCCGTCATCCGTACCCCCTCCCCGGCGCCCCTTCCGAGCCCGCACGAGCTTGGGCCCGGTGAACCCTCCGATCCCACGAATGCGAAGTGA
- a CDS encoding TlyA family RNA methyltransferase, which yields MARLDQELVSRGLARSRTHAAKLISDGKVSSGGAVLSKASLHVDAQARLEVAAHPEDVYVSRAGHKLAGALAAFPAVAVAGRRCLDAGASTGGFTDVLLRQGAAEVVAVDVGHGQLVQPLREDPRVDVHEGLNVRYLTPDLIGGVAALTVADLSFISLTLVVEPLAACTEPGGDLVLMVKPQFEVGKERLSRTGVVSSDHERRRAVARVAGAAVDAGLELRGLAASPLPGQDGNIEYFLWMKRRMSVPVPKIEERDEDVAALMRTLWPND from the coding sequence ATGGCACGACTTGACCAGGAACTCGTCTCGCGTGGTCTCGCGAGGTCCCGGACGCATGCGGCGAAACTGATCAGCGACGGCAAGGTGAGCTCAGGCGGTGCGGTCTTGTCCAAGGCGTCCCTCCACGTTGATGCGCAGGCACGGCTGGAGGTCGCGGCCCATCCGGAGGACGTGTACGTCAGCCGGGCCGGCCATAAACTCGCTGGCGCGTTGGCGGCCTTTCCCGCGGTCGCCGTTGCTGGGCGCAGGTGTCTGGACGCCGGTGCCTCCACGGGCGGGTTCACTGATGTGCTGCTTCGGCAGGGTGCGGCGGAAGTCGTTGCCGTGGATGTCGGGCACGGGCAGTTGGTCCAACCGCTCCGCGAGGACCCGCGAGTGGACGTCCACGAGGGCCTGAATGTCAGGTACTTGACTCCGGACCTGATCGGCGGGGTTGCAGCGTTGACTGTCGCGGATCTTTCCTTCATATCCCTGACCCTCGTCGTGGAGCCGTTGGCTGCCTGCACGGAGCCGGGTGGCGATTTGGTGCTGATGGTCAAGCCGCAGTTCGAAGTGGGCAAGGAGCGGTTGAGCCGTACCGGCGTCGTTTCCTCGGACCATGAACGACGGCGGGCGGTTGCCCGGGTGGCGGGTGCTGCGGTCGATGCGGGGCTGGAGCTGAGGGGATTGGCTGCCAGCCCGTTGCCGGGGCAGGACGGAAACATTGAATACTTTCTGTGGATGAAACGCAGGATGTCCGTGCCCGTGCCTAAGATCGAAGAGCGGGACGAGGATGTTGCTGCGTTGATGAGAACACTCTGGCCGAACGACTAG